The genomic region GGTCTGGGGCGTGAGCGTCGCGTCGACGTCCACCGGGATGCCGTTGCGGTACTGCCAGTCCTGCACGGCGGCCACCGTCGCCGCGTCGAAGACGCTGTTGACCGGCACGGTGTAGCCCCGGTGGGCGAGCAGGTACTGCACGACCTGCACGGCCGGGGAGCTGACGAACCGCCACAGGTCCGGCCAGCGGCGGGCCGGCACGTCGGACAGGTCGGTGTCGAGGGCCGCGAACACCCGGCGGCGCAGCTCGGGGAACTGCCGGTAGAACGCGGCGCCCGGGCACTGCGTGTTGCGGAAGTCCCAGTGCCCGAAGATGTCGTGCGCGTGCAGCCCGTACTGGCGGCAGACCGCGACGCAGAGCTTGACCAGCGAGGTCAGCAGCGCCTTCGGGGGTGTCTCGGTGACGTACGTGCCCTCGTTCTCGATCCCGATGGCCCGCCCGTTCTCGCCGGGGCAGTGCGCCGAGATCATCTGCCGGTCGCCAGCCTGGAGCCGCTCCAGGCTGCCTCGTCGGCCCTCGAGCACGTAGCCGCCGCGGCTGACGGTGAAGTGCTGCCCGGTGTCGGACCAGCCGTTGCCGTCCATGTGCAGGTTCTGGCAGTCGCGCGCCAGCTTGACGGCCTGCGCCTCGGAGTAGTCGGTGACGTTCGGGAACGCCATGTGGTGCACGATGATCTTGTTGGTCGCGATGGCGCTGACCGACAGCGGGTCGGCCGGCGGGCGCGCGCCCCACTCGTCGCAGCTGATGATCCAGTCCAGGTCCGCCCCCGGGTCCGCCTGGGCGGTGGCCGGGAACGCGAGCTCGCTCCCGACGACGGCGACCGTGGCGGCGCCGAGGCCGGCCCGCAGCAGGGTGCGGCGGTCCAGTTCGGAATGGTCCACGTGCATGACATCTCCTCTGCGGCCAGGACGGCAGGGGGTGTGAAAAGTAGCTCCAGAGGCCGCGCGTGATGTGGAGGATATTGCCAGTCCTCGGTGTCGCGCTAGAGGTCGGACGTCGATCCCTGCCATGTGGATCGCGGCGACCGGTCCGACGCGTCGGCCTCCGGTCACTCCTCGATGGCCCCGCCGATCCGGCGCAGGTGGCGGCGGAACGTGTACGACGCGTCGGCCGTGCGCCGGGCCAGGTAGTCGTCGAAAGCCGTCTGTTCGCGAAGCGTCTCGCCGGACCTGATCCGCGCCGCCTGCTCCCGCTCGACCTGCCGGATCCCGGCCGCCGTGGCCAGCACCTCGTCGGCCCGGCCGGCAGCCACGAAGAGCACGCCGTCGTCGTCGCCGAACACCAGGTCGTCCGGGCCCACCTCGTGGTCGCCGACGCGGGCCGTCACCAGGGCCTCCGGTTCGCGGTCGTCGACCCGGACCGGGCCGGGCGGCAGGCTCCCGTAGCTGAACACCGGTAGCCCGATCTCGACCAGGTCGGCGGTGTCCCGGTGCAGCCCCCACACCACCAGACCGGTCACCCCGGCCGCGGCGGCCTCCAACACCACCAGGTCACCGACGCAGGCCTCGTCCGACCGGCCGCCGTTGTCGACCACCAGCACGTCGCCCGCCGCCGCCTGGCCGAACGCCTCGAGGAACACGTCCACGCTGCCGTAGTGCCGGGCCGGCCGCACCCGCCCGGCGATCCGCTGACCGGGCACCACGGCCCGGATCCCGGCCGGCGCGGCCCGCAGCGGCACCCCGAGGCGTACGCAGGCGTCCGCGACGAGCGGCGTGGTGAGGTCGGCGAAGCGCTCCAGCATGACGGTCCTCCAGGCGGCGCGGCGGGACGTCATCGTAAGGACGCGGACCGGGCGAACGGCGAGATCCAATCCCGTCGACCTGGCCCGCGACACGGCAGGACGGCGAGGGCGGGCGCGGGCGTTCCACCCGGCGCCCGTGGTGTGTCCGCGACCGGTCGGATCGTGCCGATCCGCAGGACTGTCGGACGGATCAGCGGGTATGCCGCGCCCCGGGACATCGGCGTCGTTCGGGGATCGGGGGTGCCATGGGAGCCGCCGTGGTGGTGGCCGTGGTCGTCGTGGTCGCGGTCGTGGTGGTCGTGCTGGCGCTCAGCATCCGCCTGGTGCAGCAGTACCAGCGCGGCATCGTCTTCCGGTTCGGCCGGGTGCTGGACGACGTCCGCCAGCCGGGACTGCACCTGATCGTCCCGATCGCCGACCGGATGGTGCGGGTCAGCATGCAGACCACCGTCATCGGGGTGCCCGCACAGGGCGCCATCACCCGGGACAACGTCACGCTCACCGTCGACGCCGTCGTCTACTACCGGGTGGTCGACCCGGTGAAGGCCCTGGTCAACGTGCACGACTACCCGGCGGCCGTGCTCCAGGTGGCGCAGACCGCGCTGCGCTCGGTGATCGGCAAGGCCGACCTCGACACCCTGCTCGGCGACCGGGACCGGATCAACGCCGAGCTGAAGTCGGTCATCGACGCGCCGACCGAGAAACCTTGGGGCCTGCTGATCGAGCGGGTCGAGGTCAAGGACGTCTCGCTGCCGGAGGGCATGAAACGGTCGATGTCCCGGCAGGCGGAGGCCGAACGGGAGCGACGCGCGCGGGTGATCGCCGCGGACGGCGAGTTCCAGGCGTCCCGCCGGCTCGCGGACGCGTCCCGAGCGATGGCGGCCACCCCCGGCGCGTACCAACTGCGGCTGCTCCAGACGGTGGTGGACGTGGCGGCCGAGAAGAACAGCACGCTGGTGATGCCGTTCCCGGTGGAGCTGCTCCGCTTCTTCGACCAGATCGCCCGGCCGCCCGCCGGCCAGCCGTCCGCCGCACCGGATCTCGGGCCGGTCAGCGAGAGCGTGGCGACCGCCGCCGAGGCCGACGGCACCACGCGCTGACCTCGTGGATCACGCGGCTGTGGCGTCTCGGGGAGGTGTTGACCGGGCTGTCTCGGCGACCACAACCGCGTGATCGACGAACGTGGTCGCGGGTTTGGGGTCCGGTGCGCGCGGGGTAGGGCGGGGTCGGAGACCTGACCGCCCCGTGTGGAGGACCGTGATATGAGAGACAACGTCAGCGACGCGGTGGGGGACGCCTTCCGCTCGGTGATGCTCTTCGTGCCCAAGGCCGTCGCCTTCGTGGCGATCCTCGTGGCCGGATGGCTGATCGCCAAGGCCGCGCTCAAGATCGTGGACAAGGTCCTGGAGCGGGTGGGCTTCGACCGCGCCGTCGAGCGCGGCGGCATCCGCCGGGCGTTGAGCCGCTCCCGGTACGACGCCAGCGACATCGTCGCCAAGCTCGTCTACTACGGACTTCTGCTGGTAACGCTTCAACTGGCCTTCGGCATCTGGGGACCGAACCCGATCTCCGACCTGATCGCCGGCGTGATCGCCTGGCTTCCCCGGGCGTTCGTCGCCATCGTCATCGTGGTGGTCGCCGCGGCCATCGCCAACGCCGTCAAGGACATCATCGGCGGCGCGCTCGGCGGCCTCTCGTACGGTCGGGTGCTGGCCACCGTCGCGTACGTCTTCCTGCTCGGCCTCGGCGTCATCGCCGCGCTCAACCAGATCGGCGTGGCCACCGCGGTGACCACCCCGGTGCTGATCGCCGTCCTGGCGACCCTCGGCGGGATCCTCGTCGTCGGTGTCGGCGGTGGGCTGGTCCGCCCGATGCAGAGCCGCTGGGAGTCCTGGCTGAGCCGCGCCGAGCACGAGTCCCGGCTGATCGCCACGCACGCGCGGGCGTACCAGGCCGGTCGCCGCGACACGGAGGCCGAACTGTCCCGGCCGGCGGCGGCCGACCCGGACCTCACCCAGCCGGTTCCCGCCGATCCGGACAGCACACAGGTGGTCACCCGGCCCGCCGACCCGGACGCCACGCAGGTGGTGCCGCGATCGACCGACCCGGAGGCCACGCGGGCGGTGCCCCGGTCGACCGACCCGGACGCCACCCAGGTGACCTCGACCGGCTCGCCGGTTCCCGGGCAGCGCGCCGCCGACGACAGCGAGGCCACGATGGTCATCCCGCCGGTGGAGCCGCCGACGGAGCGCCGCTGACGTTCGCCGTGGACGGGGTGGGACCGGAGGGTCCCACCCCGTCGCGTGTCACCGGGCCGTCGCGAATCCCTGGCCCGCCGACACCGCCGGCGACTAGCATCGCGGGCATGACTTGGCGATGTTGATGCCTCACTAGTGGCCGTTCCCGTGGGCCGCCGCGGGCGCCGTACCTCCGGCGTCCGATTCGTCCCCACGGGAAGGCCTCATGACTCTCACCTCCGCGCGCGTGCGCGACCGCGGCGTCCGCCGCCTGTCGGCGACCCTCTACGGGTACGCGTTCCTCAGCGAACTCGTCCTGCTCTACCCGGTGTACGCGCTGCTGTTCGCCGACACCGGGTTGTCGGTCTGGCAGATCTCCTCGCTCTTCGTTCTCTGGTCGGCCAGCGCGATCCTGCTGGAGGTGCCCTCCGGCGCCTGGGCCGACGCGGTGTCCCGGCGGCTGCTGCTGTGCCTCGCGCCGCTGGTGACCGCCGTCGGCTACGCCGTCTGGGTGCTGTCGCCGTCGTACCCGGCCTTCGCCGTCGGGTTCCTGCTCTGGGGCGCCGGCGGGGCGCTCGCGTCCGGCGCGCTGGAGGCGCTGGTCTTCACCGAGCTCGACCGCCGGGGCGCGGCCGGCCGGTACGCGCGGGTCATCGGCCGGGCGAAGACCGCCGAGATCCTCGGCGCGCTCGCCTCGACCGCGCTGGCCGGCCCGGTGCTCGCCGCCGACGGCTACCCGGCGGTCGGCGCGGCCAGCGTCCTCGCCTGCCTGCTGACCGCCGCCGTGGCCACCCGGTTCCCCGAAGACCGCACCACCACGTCGGCCGGCGACGGGGTGGGTGAGGACGACGACCTCGGCTGGTGGGCGAGCCTGCGCGCCGGCCTGGCCGAGGCCCGTGCCGTGTCAGCGGTGCGCGCGGCGGTGCTGTTGGTCGCCGGGGTCGCCGCCGTCTGGGGCGCCCTCGACGAGTACACCCCGCTGCTGGCCCGGGACACCGGCGTCGGCAGCCAGACGGTGCCGCTGCTGCTCCTGCTGGTGTGGGCCGGGGTGACCGTCGGCGGGCTGCTCGCCCCGGCCTTCGAGCGGCTCACCACCCGGGGGTACGCGGCCCTGCTCGGACTCGCCGCGCTGACCCTGGCCGGTGGCGCGCTGACCGGCCACCCGGCCGGGTTCGGTCTGATCGCGGTCGCCTTCTGCGCCTGCCAACTCGCCACCGTGCTGGCCGACGCTCGCCTCCAGGCACGCATCGTCGGGCCCAGCCGCGCCACCGTCACCTCGCTCGCCGGGATGGCCACCGACGTCACGATCATCGGCGTGTACGTCGGCTACGGCCTGGTCGCCACGACCGCCGGCAACGCGGTCGCGTTCGCCGTCTCCGCACTGCCGTACCTGCTGGTGGCGGTGCTGCTGGTGGCCGTGCGCACCCGAGCGACCGGTCGGCCGCCGGCCGGGCGCACCACGGTTGTCGGTGGCGGTGTCTAGGGTGACCGGGTGACCGCGATGAGCTTCGACGGCTGGTGCGACGAGATCGTCGCGCAGGCCGAGCTGATGGCCGCGCACCTCGCCGGTGCCGATCCGCGCACGCCGGTGCCGTCCTGTCCGGGCTGGACGGTCGGCCAGCTCGTGCGGCACGTCGGCGCCGGGCACCGGTGGGCCGAGGAGATCGTCCGCACCCGGGCGGCGACACCGCTGCCCGACACCGACCTGCGTGACCTGTCCGGGCACGCCGACGGCGATCCGGCGATCCTCGCGCCGTGGCTCGTCGAGGGCGCCGCCCAGCTCGCCGGCACGCTGCGTGCCGCCGGGCCGCGGGCCGAGGTCTGGACGCCGATCCCGGGCCGCACGGACGCCGCCTTCTACGCTCGCCGCTTCGCGCACGAGACCCTGGTGCACCGGGCCGACGCCGCGCTGGCGCTGGGGGTGCCGTTCGCCGCTGCGGAGCCGGTGGCCGTCGACGCGCTCGACGAGTGGATGGAGCTGGACTCGCTGCCGGTCATGCTCGAGTTCAAGCCCGAGCGGCGGGAGCTGCTCGGGCCCGGGCGCACCCTGCACCTGCATGCCACCGACACCGCGCCCGAGGCGGCGGCCGAGTGGGTGGTCGACCTCACCGGCGAGATCGGCACCTGGCGGCGCGCGCACGAGAAGGCCGCGGTCGCCGTGCGCGGGCCGCTCACCGAGCTGCTGCTCACCGTCTACGGCCGGCGCCCGCCGCACGACACCGTGCAGGTGCTCGGCGACCGCGGGCTGCTGGAGCTCTGGCTGGCGCGGGTCAGCTTCGGCTGACCCGCGCCGAGCCGGTCAGCCGTGCAGGTGCAGGAACGACCACTGGTGGCCGTCGAGGTCCCGGAACCCGCGCATGTAGAGCCTGCCGTCGTCCTGCCCCTCGCCGAGGGCCTCGCCGCCGGCCGCGACCGCCCGGTCGACCAGCTCGTCGACCCGCTCCCGACTGTCGGTGACGAGACCGACGATCACCTCGCGGCTGGTCGACGTGTCGGTGACCGCGACGCCGGTGTACTCGGCGAACGACGACGCGACGTGCAGCATCAGCTGGGTCGTCTCGTTGAGGGACAGCATGAGGGTGGTGCCGTCCGGCGCGGGCTGCTCGCCGGTGAACCCGATGGACCGGAAGAACTCGGCGGCCGTGCTGAGGTCGCGCACCGGCAGGTTGATGAAGGTCGTGATGGTCACCGCGGGTCTCCGTCCGCCTCGAGGAACTGCTTGAGCGCGGCGAGCCGCTCCCGCCAGTACGCCTTCAGCTCCGCAGCCTGCTCCGCCTCGGTCAGCTTCTCGTGTTGTACCGCCACCCGGGACCTGGTCTCGCCGACCGGCTCGAAACCGACCACGATCCGGGTGGGTCCACCGGCCCAGTCCGCGCGGAACGACTTCGGCGCGGTGGCCGTCCGCACCCGCACCTCGACGTCCGGCAGCCAGCGGGTGCGCAGCCCGTCGTCGGCGAACGCCGCGAAGAGCCGGTCCACCGGCACCGCCACCGTACGGCTGCCGCCCGCCGTGTAGCCGCCGCCGCGCCGCTGCCCGGGGGCGCGCAGCCCGCGGGCCTGCTCGTAGCCGACCGTGACCGTTTGCGCCCACCAGCCCGGCACCTCGTGCACGGTCACCAGCCAGCGGGCGATCTCGGTGTGCGTACGCGCGGTCGCCTGCCAGTCGTCGAGCAGACCGAACCACTCGTCCCAGCCCCGGCCGGTGCGGTCGCGCAGCAGGGCGTCGGCGATGCGCTCGGTCTGCTCGGCGGCCGCCGCCGGGGACGGCGTGGCAGGTGGCAGCCCGGCGGGCGGGTCGGCGGGCCGGTCCGGGGTGGTGGCCTCGGATCGGGCCAGCAGCTGCCGGCGGGCGGTGGTGTAGGCCTCGCCGGTCTTGTCCATCCGGCTGCGGACCCGGGCCTTGAACGATTTCTTGCTGGTCATCACATGCTCCCTGTCGACGGCACGGTCGCAGGGACTCACGCTCCCGTCGACCCCGCCGGAGTGGGGCATGTCGTGCTCGCCCGAGGGCTCTGGGCCCCCTTTGCCTCCGCGAAGCCGGTGGCGTGAGCACCGGGAGGGAGGTGAGGCGCAGGACTACGCCGCGGTCATCGTAGCGCCTGTCGGGGCTGGCACGCAGCCGTGACGCGGGATCAGGGGCGCTCGGCGTCCAGGTAGACCCAGCGGCCGCCCGCCCGCACGAACCGGCTGCGCTCGGTCTGCGTCCCGACCCGCCCGCCGGCCCGGTAGTGCGCCCGGAACTCGACCGTGCCGGTGCTGTCGAACAGACCGCCCCGGTCGGTGTCGACGATTTCCAGCCGGGTCCAGCGCTGAGCGGGGTCGAGGTCGAGCCGCGCGGGCCGGATGCTCACGTGCCAGCTGCGCAGCAGGTAGCTCGCGTCGCCCACGGCGAAGGCGCTGAACCGCGAGCGCATCAGCGCCTCGGCGGTCGCGGCGTCGGCCTCGCCCCGGTGCAGCGGGCCGCAACACTCGGCGTACGGCTGGCCCGACCCGCACGGGCAGGCCGGGTTCGCCTCGCCGGCCGCACCCCGTCGGTTTCCCCGCTTCGCCACCGCCTCATCCTGCCGCACCGGTGCCGACCGGCCCGGACAGGGCCGGCGCCGGCACCGGGACCGGTCCGGACCGGTGGACGGGTCCGGCCCCGCCGCCGAGCCCGAACGCGATTGGACCACTCACCGGGGCTCGGATCGGCTCTGCCACTGGGCCGATCCGAGCGGCAGGGTCGACCTGTGACCGACGATCGTCAGGAAGGACTGGAAGAGATCATGACGACGGCCGACATGTGGTTCGACCCGCGCTGCCCGTGGGCCTGGAACGCCTCGCGCTGGCTGCTGGAGGTGGAGCGGGTGCGACCGGTGGACGTGCGGTTCCACGTGATGAGCCTGTCGGTCCTCAACGACGGGCGGGAGGGGCTGGAGGAGTGGTACCGGGAGTGGCTCAGGCCCGGGATGGGGCCGGTGCGGGTGGCGGTCGCCGCCGAGCAGAAGTACGGCCCGGAGGTGCTGCGCGACCTCTACACCGCGCTGGGCAACCGGATCCACCACGAGCGGGCCCCGATCGGCCGGGAGTTGTACGTCGCGGCGCTGACCGAGGTGGGGCTGGCTCCCGACCTGGCCGACGCTGCCGGGTCCCCCGACCACGACGCGGCGCTGCTGGCCAGCCACCAGGCCGGCCTGGAGCCGGTGGGCGAGGACCTGGGCACCCCGACCATCCACGTCACGGTCGACGGGCGGCGGACGGCCTTCTTCGGCCCGGTGGTGGCGCCGATCCCGCGTGGCGAGGACGCCGGCCGGCTGTGGGACGGCGTGCTGCTGGTCGCGGGCACCGACGGGTTCTTCGAGCTCAAGCGCGCCCGCACCCGGGCGCCGATCGAGCGCTGAGGCGAGCCGGCTGCGGGCCACCGGACGAGCGCCGCGGCGAGCCGGCTGCCTGTCCACCGGCCGGGCGCGGAAGCGAGCCGGCTGAGCTGACGCCGACGCCCGGCTCCGCGGGCAGGTCGGCCGCGGCCGGCCCGTCAGTCCAGGTCGACCGGCAGCGGCACCGGGCGCTTGGCCGCCCGGTCGTCCCCGGACGAGCGGCCGCGCAGGTGTCGGGCCAGCCACGGCAGCAGATGCCGCCGGGTCCAGGCCAACTCGGCGCGGACCACCTCCGGCCGGCGTCGGCGCGGCGCGACGGCCAGCGGGTGGGACCAGGAGTCGTCGGTGCCGGGCAGGCCGGCGGTGTGCGCCAGGGCGGCGGCAATCCGTTCGTGCCCGGCGCTGTTGGCGTGCAGCCGGTCGTCGCTCCAGAGCCGCGGGTCGGAGGCGACTGGGTGGGCGCCGAGGTCCAGCAGGGTGGCACCGGTCCGTGCGGTGACCGCCCGCAGCGCCGCGTTCAGGGCGAGCACCCGGCCGCGTAGCGGACGGGCGATCGGCATCACCGGCGCCGGGTCGGGCAGGGTAAAGGTGAGGACCGTCGCGCCCTGCGCGACCAGGGCCTCCTGCATCGCGCCGACGTCCGTGGCGATCCGGTCGACGTCGAACGTCGGGCGGAGCACGTCGTTCATCCCCGCGACCACGGTCGCCAGGTCCGGAGCGAGGTCGAGTGCCACCGGCAGCTGCTCGGCCCGGATCCGGGCCGTCGTGCGCCCCCGCACCGCGAGATTGGCATACTCCAGACCGCCCTGCGCCCGCGCCACCGCCAGGGCGAACCGGTCGGCCCAGCCCCGGTAGCCGCCGGCCTCGTCCGGGTCGTCCAGGCCCTCGGTGGTGCTGTCGCCGATCGCCACGTACCGCTGCCACATCACGTCGGCGAGGGTAACCAGGACCTGCTGCCCGACCGCGCCGAGGTTTGCCCCCCGTTCGTAGGCTCGACGTCATGTCGCGATCACCCGCCGTCGCGCTCGCCCCCGGTGTCTGGCGCATCCCCACCGCCGGCCGCGCGCTGGTCAACTCGTACGCCCTGGTCGACGACGACGGCAGCGTCACGCTGGTCGACTGCGGGCTGAAACGCGCGCCGGCCCGGATCGTGCGCGGGCTCGCCGCGATCGGCAAGGCCCCGGCCGACGTCATCCGGATCGTGCTCACCCACGCCCATCCGGATCATGCCGGCGGCGCGGCCGAGCTGGCCCGGCGCACCGGCGCCCCGGTCGCCGCGCACGCCGCCGACGTCGGCTACGCGCGGGCGGGCCACTCCCCGCCCCGGGACGCCACGGTGACCGGGGCCCGGCTCTTCGCCCGGCTCGACGGCGGCGGCCGGTTCCCGGCCGTCGAGGTGGCCCAGCAGCTCGCCGACGGGGACGTGCTGCCGATCGCCGGCGGCCTGCGGGTGGTGCACACCCCCGGCCACTCGCCGGGGCACGTCTCGTTGCTGCACGAGCCGACCCGGTTGCTGATCACCGGGGACGCGCTCTTCAACGTCGCCGGCATCCGCTGGCCGATCAAGGTGCTCTGCAGCGACTTCCGGATGACCCAGCGGACCGCGCACGTCCTCGGTGAGCTGGCGTACGACATCGCCGCCTTCACCCACGGCCCTGAGCTCACCGACAACCCCCGCGACCGCATCCGCGCCTTCCTGCTCCGGCAACCCTGACCGGCCGGGACCGGGCGGCGGGACGGCGTGGGTCCGGGCTCAGAGCCAGCCGGAGCGGCGGAACAGCCGGTACAGGGTGAGCGCGGCCAGCGCCATCAGGCCGAGCGCGAACGCGTAGCCGTAGCGCCACTCCAGCCCGGGCAGGGTGGCGAAGTTCATGCCGTAGATGCCGGCGATGCCGGTCTGCGCGGCCGCGATGGCCGCCCACGCCGCGATCTTCCGCATGTCGTTGTTCTGCTCGACCGCGAGCTGGGCCAGCCGCGACTGCACGATCGAGGTGAGCAGGTCGTCGTACGCGGCGACCCGGTCGACCGCCCGGGCCAGCCGCGCGTCCACGTCCACGAACCAGCGGTGCAGGCCCCTCGGCGGGTCGGTCGGATGCCCCTCGACCAGGGTCCGCAGCGGCGCCTGCAACGGCAGGACCGCCCGCTTGAACTCGACCACCTCGCGCTTCAGCTGGTAGATGTGCTGGATGTCGGCGCCGCGATCCCGCGCGAAGACACTCTCCTCGACCCGTTCCAGGTCCCGCTCGACGTGGCCGGCGACCTCCAGGTAGAGGTCGACCATGCGGTCGCAGACCGCGTACGCCACGGCCCACGGGCCCTCGGCCAGCAGCGCCGGGCGCTGCTCGATGTCGGCCCGCACCATGCTCAGCGCGCCGGAGGCGCCGTGCCGGACGGTGATCACGAACCGGTCGCCGAGGAACACCATGACGTCGCCGGTGTCGATCACCTCGGAGCTCTCGGTAAGCTCGGCGTGCTCCACGTAGCCGGCGGTGCGCAGCACCAGCAGCGTCACCTCGCCGTGCCGCTGGACGGCCGGCCGGTGGCCGTCGGCGAGCGCCTGCTCGACGGTCAGCTCGTCGAGCCCGAAGACCCGGCCCACCGCGGCCATCACGGCGGGACCCGGCTCGTGCAGGCCGAGCCACACGAACGCGTTGCGGCCGCGCCGGCCGCGGGCGTACGCGTCGGCGTAGTGCGGGCGACCGGGTTCGCGCCGGCCGTTGACGTAGACCGCGCAGTCGACGACCGCGTCCGGGTTGGACCGCCGCGGCGCGGGGATGTCGGCGGACGACCGACCGAGCAGCCGGTCGACGAGGGCGTGCAGGCCCCGACCCGATCGGACCCGTACCGGTCGCTGATCCACCGCCCACCTCCGCGTCGCCGGGACTGCCGGCCTACGGTACGCGGATCGGGCGGCCGACGCGGTCGCGGAGCCCGGCGGGAACAGCGGTCAGCCGGTCCGGGTGGCGAGGACGACCACGTTGTCGACGTAGTTCCCGGTGCGCGCGTCGAACCGGCCGCCGCACGTGATCAGGCGCAGCGCGGGCACGTCCGCCGGGCCGTAGACGAGGGTGCTGGGGAAGCGGTCCTTCGGGTACGCGCCCACACCGTCCACGGTGAACGTCGCGACGCTCGTGTCGGCCCGGGTGACCCGGATGGTGTCGCCGGCGCGCAGGCGGCCGAGGTCGAAGAAGACGGCCGGGCCGGCCTTCGAGTCGACGTGTCCGACGAGAACCGCGTTGCCGGCCTCGCCGGGGCTGACCCCGTGCCGGTACCAGCCGGCGAGGCCGGGCCGGTCCAGGGGCGGCACTTCCAGCACGCCGGCGGCGTCCGTGCCGACCGGAACGACCTCGGCCCGTACGCCGATGGCGGGGATCTGCACCCGTGTCGGCGCGGCGTGGGGGAGAGGCGGCAGGTCCGGCGCCGGGTGGGTGCGGCGGGGCGTGGCGTGGCCGGGTTGCGGTGGGCGGGTCGGGTCGGCGGTCAGCCCGACGGTGACCAGTCCGAGGCCGGTGACCCCGAGCAGGGTGACGACCGCGACGGCGGGAGCCGTCCGGCGTCCGATCGCGCCACGCCACCACACGTGCCCACCTCCGTGCCGGATCGTGGGGGTGCCCGCCCCGGTGTGTCGCCGGTGCGGGCACCCGTCCCAGGGATGGTGCGGGCCGCCGGTCAGGCGACGGTGGTTGCGGGGCGCCGGCGGCGCAGCAGCAGGACCGTGCCGGCCGCCGCCGCGCCGAGCAGCGTGCCGCCGGCGGCGAGGGCGCCGGTGCCGTCGGCACGGCTGCCCGCGCCGGCCGGGGCGCCGCCGATCGGGGTGACGGTGAACGTGGCGCTTCCGGCCGCGCTGCCGTCGCCGCAGGTCGCGGTGACCGTGTAGGTGCCGAGGGTGAATCCGGCGGTGAAGAGCTCGGCGCTCAGCCCGCCGCCGGCCGCGGCGGTGGTGGAGCGGACGTTCTGGTCCCGGTTCGGACCGGTGACGCGGAAGATCGCGTCACCCGACTTGGGGTTGCAGGTCGTCGCGGTGAGCACGACCGTGCCGCCGACCGGTGTGCTGGCCGGGGACACGATGGTCTCGGCCAGCGCGGCGCCGGGCAGCAGGAGCGTGCCGAGACCGACACCGACCGCCGCCGACACGAGTACTGTCTTCGCCTTCATACGCGTCTTCCCTCACTTTTCGTCCGCTGAGAACGTGGGACGTCGTTCGGGTGGCCAACTCCGCGACTAGCACCGGTGTGCCCAACACTAGGGGGGTTGGGCCCCCGATCCGGTGAAAATGAGAAATCCTCGTTGCCGTCACGTGTCCGCCGGCCGACGGTGGAAGCAGCCGGCTGCGACCGGTGGTGCCGCTCGCGAGCAGCGCGAGGAAAGCACCGCGGGCGCGTCCTTCAGGAGGTACGCCCGGGTTGCCGGGCTGACCCGGTTCCGGGATGTCCGGGGCGGGCGGTTACGCCGCGACCTCGTCGAAGTCGAGCTGATCCGTCACGCCTGGCCGGGCATCGGCTCGCCAGTCTCCAGCAGCGTCTTCAGGCTGGCCAACAGCTCCGGCCAGCCGCCGCTGCCGTCGAGCTGCCCGCTGATCGCCCGGTGCATCTCGCTGTCGGGGGAGAAGTCGTCATGGACGACGGTCAACCGCACGGCGGCTCCGTGTGGCTCGATCTCGAAGGTGACCGTGGAGCGCCGCTCGCCGAGGCGGGCCGCCAGTTCCTCGTCCGACCAGCCGAAGTGCGCGGCGTGCTCCGGCTGGAAGCCGTGCCAGCGATAACTGAGCCGCCGGTAGGGCTCGGCGGCCAGCACCCGCTGGCCGAGATCGCGGAACTCGCCGTCGGGCGCGTCCTGCCACAGCACCGGCGAGCCGACCCGCCAGTCGGACTTCAGCGCCACGCCGCCCCAGTAGCGGCGGGTGAACGCCGGCTCGGTCAGCGCCGCCCAGAGCCGTTGCGGGGTGGTGTTGATGTAGGTGGTGTAGACGAAGGTCGGATTCTCCACGGACTCACGCTCCAGTGCTGCGCGCAGGTCGGCGAGCGCCTCGGCCCGCTGACGGTCGTATCGGCTGATCCACCGGTCGGCGATGGCGGTGATCGGTGCGGCGTTGAGGTGGTGCAGCTTCTCCCGGCCGCGGCGCACG from Micromonospora sp. WMMD812 harbors:
- a CDS encoding N-acetylmuramoyl-L-alanine amidase, which produces MHVDHSELDRRTLLRAGLGAATVAVVGSELAFPATAQADPGADLDWIISCDEWGARPPADPLSVSAIATNKIIVHHMAFPNVTDYSEAQAVKLARDCQNLHMDGNGWSDTGQHFTVSRGGYVLEGRRGSLERLQAGDRQMISAHCPGENGRAIGIENEGTYVTETPPKALLTSLVKLCVAVCRQYGLHAHDIFGHWDFRNTQCPGAAFYRQFPELRRRVFAALDTDLSDVPARRWPDLWRFVSSPAVQVVQYLLAHRGYTVPVNSVFDAATVAAVQDWQYRNGIPVDVDATLTPQTWETLVPELDGHATGLPVSAVQFILNIKGYAEVTVTGEYDYVTRKAVKDLQALHGLPRNGKLTTSTWCAIVGGVVRQSFRHR
- a CDS encoding VOC family protein; amino-acid sequence: MTITTFINLPVRDLSTAAEFFRSIGFTGEQPAPDGTTLMLSLNETTQLMLHVASSFAEYTGVAVTDTSTSREVIVGLVTDSRERVDELVDRAVAAGGEALGEGQDDGRLYMRGFRDLDGHQWSFLHLHG
- a CDS encoding RraA family protein, with protein sequence MLERFADLTTPLVADACVRLGVPLRAAPAGIRAVVPGQRIAGRVRPARHYGSVDVFLEAFGQAAAGDVLVVDNGGRSDEACVGDLVVLEAAAAGVTGLVVWGLHRDTADLVEIGLPVFSYGSLPPGPVRVDDREPEALVTARVGDHEVGPDDLVFGDDDGVLFVAAGRADEVLATAAGIRQVEREQAARIRSGETLREQTAFDDYLARRTADASYTFRRHLRRIGGAIEE
- a CDS encoding MFS transporter yields the protein MTLTSARVRDRGVRRLSATLYGYAFLSELVLLYPVYALLFADTGLSVWQISSLFVLWSASAILLEVPSGAWADAVSRRLLLCLAPLVTAVGYAVWVLSPSYPAFAVGFLLWGAGGALASGALEALVFTELDRRGAAGRYARVIGRAKTAEILGALASTALAGPVLAADGYPAVGAASVLACLLTAAVATRFPEDRTTTSAGDGVGEDDDLGWWASLRAGLAEARAVSAVRAAVLLVAGVAAVWGALDEYTPLLARDTGVGSQTVPLLLLLVWAGVTVGGLLAPAFERLTTRGYAALLGLAALTLAGGALTGHPAGFGLIAVAFCACQLATVLADARLQARIVGPSRATVTSLAGMATDVTIIGVYVGYGLVATTAGNAVAFAVSALPYLLVAVLLVAVRTRATGRPPAGRTTVVGGGV
- a CDS encoding SPFH domain-containing protein, whose product is MGAAVVVAVVVVVAVVVVVLALSIRLVQQYQRGIVFRFGRVLDDVRQPGLHLIVPIADRMVRVSMQTTVIGVPAQGAITRDNVTLTVDAVVYYRVVDPVKALVNVHDYPAAVLQVAQTALRSVIGKADLDTLLGDRDRINAELKSVIDAPTEKPWGLLIERVEVKDVSLPEGMKRSMSRQAEAERERRARVIAADGEFQASRRLADASRAMAATPGAYQLRLLQTVVDVAAEKNSTLVMPFPVELLRFFDQIARPPAGQPSAAPDLGPVSESVATAAEADGTTR
- a CDS encoding YchJ family protein: MAKRGNRRGAAGEANPACPCGSGQPYAECCGPLHRGEADAATAEALMRSRFSAFAVGDASYLLRSWHVSIRPARLDLDPAQRWTRLEIVDTDRGGLFDSTGTVEFRAHYRAGGRVGTQTERSRFVRAGGRWVYLDAERP
- a CDS encoding maleylpyruvate isomerase family mycothiol-dependent enzyme, translating into MSFDGWCDEIVAQAELMAAHLAGADPRTPVPSCPGWTVGQLVRHVGAGHRWAEEIVRTRAATPLPDTDLRDLSGHADGDPAILAPWLVEGAAQLAGTLRAAGPRAEVWTPIPGRTDAAFYARRFAHETLVHRADAALALGVPFAAAEPVAVDALDEWMELDSLPVMLEFKPERRELLGPGRTLHLHATDTAPEAAAEWVVDLTGEIGTWRRAHEKAAVAVRGPLTELLLTVYGRRPPHDTVQVLGDRGLLELWLARVSFG